One Nicotiana tomentosiformis chromosome 1, ASM39032v3, whole genome shotgun sequence genomic window, ATTTTACTTCCTGATAGGAACTTTGCTATTGAGCAAATGGCTAGCTATCCGCTTCGTAGTGGTTCTTCGCTTGTGTGCCTTtccatttaaaggtcttattgctgttgATGAAGCTTCCTTTGTATTATGCGTTCCGTTGCTGTCTTGTTAAAAAACTTgcaagaaaaacccaattgggacaaaaactggacgaagaaaaaaagagtgaagcacatactttcagtacaagTGATGTTCATCAGTAAtagtatctcttgaggtgtgccacgttccagtttcttggcaacttttctccatcttgattctATAACTTGTATGATCCTTTCTCGGTAACAGCTGAAATCCAGaaggggccttcccatgttggacctagcttccttgcattgagctcccgggtgttctgagttaccttccttaaaaccaagtctcccatATCCTTACGTGCTTCCCTgcattgtaatatctttctattcaCTGCTTTTGGGCTGCCATCCCTGCGTGCGCCACGTCCATGCGTTCATCGAGCAACTCTAAATTGACTAACATTGTTTCATTGTTTGCTTCTTCGTTTgcctggaaatatctcaaggtaggcTCCCATACTTCCACCGGGATAAGGGCTTCTTCTCTGTATACAAGAGAGAAAGGAGTATCCCCCGTACTCGACTTGGCTATTGTTCGGTACCCCTATAGTACACCTGGCAGCTCTTCGGGCCATTTACCTTTAGCTGCTTCCAGTCTCTTTTTGAGactttgtataatcactttgttcgttgtTTCTGCTTCGCTGTTTAcgctcggatgatagggtgatgatgtgatcctcttgattttcaagtcttcgagGAACTTGTGACTtttgcgcctataaattgtggcccgtGTCGCAGGCTATttcttttggtatcccaaatctacAAATAatgttctcccacaagaaatctacCACCTCACATTCGCCGATGTTCTGGTAAGGacatgcttcaacccacttaaagaaatagtcagttaaaatcaaaagaaatcttaccttatcGGGGGCCGCTGGTAGTGGTCCGACAATATCCATttcccacttcatgaacgaccatggtgacaaaactgaGTGCAATGGCTCTACTGGTTGATGTACCAACGGTGCGTAGCATTGATATTTATCACATCTTTGAACATAAattttggcgtcttgttccatccggggcgaataatatcctgcccttattaattttagtactaaggaatctgcgcctgaatgatttccacaaatcccttcgtggacttctcgcataacataattagcttcggaGGCTCCCAAACATTGGGCCAATGGGCCTTGGAAAGATCTTTTGTACAATTGACCTCCCTTGAAGCTGTATCGAGCTGCTTTAATATGTAGTGCTCGAGATGCTTTGGGATCTTCAGGCACTTTCCGTGCTCGAGAGAGTCAATAATCTAGTTTCTTCGTACCAGATTAGATTGGTCGCATTTACCTCATAATAACTATCTGCGTTTAGCACCGAGTGCATAAGCTGCACGATCGTCTTGGAGTCTGATCCTTTCATTTTCATAGATGAACCAAGGTCGGCTAGTGCATCTATTTCTGCATTCTCTTCCCTTGGGATGTGCGTAATTGGCCACTCCTGGAACCGAGCGAGTAGAGCCTGAACCTTTATAATATATTATTGCATGCATTCTTCTTTGGCTTTGTAGATCCCGCATACCTGATTTACTACCAATTGAGAATCGCACTTGATTTCGATGACCTTAGAATCTAGTCCCCGAGCTAGCTTGAGTCCTGCAATCGAAGCTTCATACTCCGCTTCATTTTTAGTTAAAGGAACGGTTCTTATGGCTTGCCTCAGGGTTTCTCCCGAGGGTGTGATTAATACTATGCTGAGCCCAAtccctttcacattggaagctccgtccgcgaataaggtccaaactcctaaTGTCGATTCCGATACCATTACTGCTTCTTTGGTAGCCAAAGGTAAATGTCttggactgaaatcggccacaaagtcggccaaaacctatgacttaattgcagtcctggGTTtgtattctatgtcaaattcactcatttcgacggcccatttggccagcctacCTGAGAGTTCAGGTTTATGAAGAATATTCCACAGGGGAAAAGTGGTCACCACAGCTATCAGGTGACATTGGAAATAATCCCTTAGCTTTCGAGCGGCTACTACGAGGCTAAGGCCAAttttccagatgtgggtagcgagtttctactcccattaaaattttactaacgtagtaaataggagattgcgtaccttcattcTCACGGACTAAAACAATACTTACCGCAACCTCCGAGACCGTTAAGTATATCGGTAGTTGTTCACCTTCCTCCGATTTTGACAATAACGGAGGActtgacaaataccttttcaaatccctcaaagcctgctggcactccgggatccattcgaagttgttcttccTTTTGAGCAACgagaagaagtgatgacatttcTCTGAAGACCGTGAAATGAATCTGCCCAAAGCAGCCAGTCTCCCTGGAAACCTTTGGACCTCCTTCACGCTCGACAACTGgtccgggatgtcttcgatggctttaattttatcgggattcacctcgatccccctttgtgacaccagaAATCCCAGGAACTTAAAGAAGCTGACCTCAaacgcacacttctcggggttaagcttcatattgtGCTTCCTTAAGATGTCAATAGTCTCTTGCaaatgtttaagatgatcacctgcgttcaaagacttaacaatcatatcatctatgtaaacttccatggtttttcttatttgcttttcaaacatcttgttcacgagccgttgataagtggatccggcattctttagcccgaagggcatcacattgtaataaTATATGCCAAAATTCATGATAAaaaaagttttttcctgatcctccggattcattttgatttggttgtacccggagtagtcATCGAGAAAACTTATTAACTCGTGTCCGAccattgcatcaatcatttgatcaatgtttggcaatgggaacgaaTCTTTTGGGCATACCTTATTTAAGTTCATATAATCTACGcatatgcaaaatttattattcttcttaggaactactactacgttagctagccaatcaggatactttacctcttgGATTGAACTGATATCAAGCAAGCGATTTACCTTTTCTTTGATAGATTTGTTTCTGACCTCGGCAACAGGATGTTTTTTCTGTCTTACCGGAGGATactgggatccaagcttagtttGTGTACGACCACTTCTGGAAGTATACCTATCATATCAACatgtgaccatgcaaaacaatcgacattaaatttaaggaattcaataaaaccagaccttagatcggggtgcagtcctgtccccaagtggaacttcctttCTAAGAACTTTTCGAATAATGAGACTTGTTCAAGTTCCTCTGCTATAGATTTTTTTGCGTCCCTCTCTTCTAGTAcctgaaaataccttggtacctgataggattctGATGACTTTTCCCGTGGTTGACTTCGCTCGGCTCGGGAGCAGGTGCCGGTTCCCGTAATTGCTATGCCACAGGCTTTTTACCTTTGCTACTGAATACCAAAAttacattcatctcccttgctgccggttgGTTACCTCTTATTTCTTTAACTCCCTGGGAGTTGGGGAATTTCAGCaactgatgatatgttgatagtaCAACCTTCATCTCGTGAAACCatggtctacccaagataatattgTAGCCCATATAGCCATCCACTACCTCGAAAAGGGTCGTCTTCATCACCCCCTCGGCATTCGTGGGCAGCATAATCTCTTCTCGGGTTGTTACACTTGCTAGGTTGAACCCGACGATGAGCTTTGTGGCCGAAATGATGCTTCCGGTGAGCTTGGCTTGCTCCAACACCCTCCATtgtatgatgttggccgaacttcctggatccaccagaacacgtttaattttaaaatttaaggCATTTAGAGAGATTACCAGGGCATCGTTATGCGAAAGCAGTAGTCCATTTGCATCTTTCTCCGTAAAGGTAATGTCATCTTCAGCGACTTCTCGGAGTCTCTTGCTGTGGGTCACTGACGTTTTTTTTGTCGCCGTAAATGTCACCatgttaatctcgttcccccctcccccccaaaaacaatcatgttgatcgtcaggCACGTGGGATCTTTTCCTGCTTTCGAAGGCTCCGGATTATCACGATTGCGACTGTAGTTGTTTTTAGCCCGATCACTTAAGAATTCCCTAAGATGGCTGTTTTTCAGCAAGGTCGCCACCTCTTCGCGCAGATGCCGACAGTCCCTACTCCGGTGACATTTGTCCTGTAGTATTCATACCAcaagttaggatccctttggttgggatcagatctcattggCTTCCGGAACtatgcttctttaatgttcctcataacCGACACCAGCTCCAGTATGCTGACGTTAATGTTGTACTCAGAAAAATTGATATTTCCTTGTCCTGTAATGACTTGTTATTTTGGCCGCGATCAACTCTCTTGTCGGTGGTGAATCTATCTGCCGATCAACAACCTATACAGCATCCTTCAGCCCGTTCATAGGGTAAAAACCGACCCATTGAAGACTGTCGATCCGAGTCGAAACTGTCTCttgacttctctttattcttttcCCAGTCACGACCCTTGGTTGAAGCTGGGAAACCGAGCTGATCATCCTCGATTCTTATCTTGGATTCGTATCAGTTGTGAGCATCTACCCTTATCTTCGCTTGAAATTCGATTAGACTTTCCTTCAGTTTTCGTGAAGCATCAGAGCTTCTCGGAGTCaaacctttggtgaatgctttagCCGCCCATTCGTCCGGTACGAATGATAATAACATCCATTACTTCTGGAATATGGTTACAAACTCCCGCAACAACTCGGACTCTCTTTGCGCAATCCTGAATATATCGGCCTTTCCGGCCTGTACCTTTCTAGTCCCGGCATGAGTCTTGATGAAAGCGTCCGCGAGAATCTCAAAAGAGCCTATGGAATGCTCGGACAAAAGCGAATACCACGTCAGGGCTCCCTTCGTAAGAGTTTtcccgaat contains:
- the LOC138910775 gene encoding uncharacterized protein, giving the protein MVTFTATKKTSVTHSKRLREVAEDDITFTEKDANGLLLSHNDALVISLNALNFKIKRVLVDPGSSANIIQWRVLEQAKLTGSIISATKLIVGFNLASVTTREEIMLPTNAEGVMKTTLFEVVDGYMGYNIILGRPWFHEMKVVLSTYHQLLKFPNSQGVKEIRGNQPAAREMNVILVFSSKGKKPVA